Proteins found in one Cheilinus undulatus linkage group 9, ASM1832078v1, whole genome shotgun sequence genomic segment:
- the LOC121515459 gene encoding 5-hydroxyisourate hydrolase-like: protein MASADSSPLTTHVLNTGDGVPAARMALSLHRLDSNLKIWNMLSVGTTNEDGRCPGLISRAAFSPGMYKLRFETGSYWDSRGQASFYPYVEVVFTISDPEQRFHLPLLMSRFSYSTYRGS from the exons ATGGCATCAGCAGATTCCAGCCCTCTGACCACGCATGTCCTGAACACGGGAGACGGCGTCCCAGCAGCCCGGATGGCCCTCAGCCTGCACCGCCTCGACTCCAACCTGAAGATCTGGAACATGCTGAGTGTCGG GACTACAAATGAAGATGGCCGCTGTCCGGGACTGATCAGCCGAGCAGCCTTCAGCCCTGGGATGTACAAGCTGCGTTTTGAGACAGGTTCATACTGGGACAGCCGGGGTCAGGCCTCGTTTTACCCCTACGTAGAG GTTGTGTTTACCATCAGTGACCCGGAGCAGAGGTTCCACCTCCCTCTGCTGATGAGTCGATTCTCCTACAGCACCTACAGAGGAAGCTGA